The following proteins are encoded in a genomic region of Xanthomonas cassavae CFBP 4642:
- a CDS encoding FAD-dependent oxidoreductase, with translation MSPVSPRSLILIGAGLAGCLLAILLSRRGWQVTVYERRGDPRIKGYESGRSINLALAERGRHALRQAGAEDAVMAKAVMMRGRMVHPVSGQPQLQRYGRDDSEVIWSIHRAALNIALLNLAEQAGARVHFYRRLHTVDFDAGYARFIDDRDDQPHEIHFQSLIGSDGAGSALRAAMQRKSPLGERIEFLDHSYKELEIPPLPDGGFRIERNALHIWPRGRYMCIALPNDGGTFTVTLFLPNAGEPSFATTRTGEEAHALFARDFPDALPLIPQLREHWEEHPPGLLGTLTLERWHLDSRALLIGDAAHAMVPFHGQGMNCAFEDCVALAEQMDAHDDIGSAFAAFEAARRDDTAAIQQMALENYLEMRDRVGDAAFLLQRELEQQLQARWPTRFVPHYTMVTFLRTRYSIALARSEIQRQILVEATRGHSDLSRIDWAALEAVVHARLEPLEGAH, from the coding sequence TTGAGCCCAGTCTCCCCTCGCTCCCTGATCCTGATCGGCGCCGGCCTGGCCGGTTGCCTGCTGGCCATCCTGCTGTCGCGTCGTGGCTGGCAGGTCACCGTCTACGAACGCCGTGGCGATCCGCGTATCAAGGGCTACGAGTCCGGACGCTCGATCAACCTGGCGCTGGCCGAGCGCGGCCGCCATGCGCTGCGCCAGGCCGGGGCCGAAGACGCAGTGATGGCCAAGGCGGTGATGATGCGCGGGCGCATGGTGCACCCGGTCAGCGGGCAGCCGCAGCTGCAGCGCTATGGCCGCGACGACAGCGAGGTGATCTGGTCGATCCACCGCGCTGCCTTGAATATTGCGCTGCTGAATCTGGCCGAACAGGCCGGCGCGCGCGTGCACTTCTATCGCCGCCTGCACACCGTGGACTTCGACGCCGGCTATGCGCGTTTCATCGACGACCGCGACGACCAGCCGCACGAGATCCATTTCCAGAGCCTGATCGGCAGCGACGGAGCCGGCTCGGCGCTGCGCGCGGCGATGCAGCGCAAATCGCCGTTGGGAGAGCGCATCGAATTCCTGGATCACTCCTACAAGGAGCTGGAGATTCCGCCGCTGCCCGATGGCGGTTTCCGCATCGAGCGCAATGCGCTGCATATCTGGCCGCGCGGGCGTTACATGTGCATTGCCCTGCCCAACGATGGCGGCACCTTTACCGTCACCCTGTTCCTGCCAAACGCCGGTGAGCCCAGCTTCGCCACCACCCGCACCGGCGAAGAAGCGCATGCCCTGTTCGCTCGCGACTTTCCCGATGCGCTGCCGCTGATTCCGCAACTGCGAGAACACTGGGAAGAACACCCACCCGGCCTGCTCGGCACCCTGACCCTGGAGCGCTGGCACCTGGACAGCCGCGCGCTGCTGATCGGCGATGCCGCGCACGCCATGGTGCCCTTCCACGGCCAGGGCATGAACTGCGCATTCGAAGATTGCGTGGCGCTGGCCGAACAGATGGATGCGCATGACGACATCGGCAGCGCATTCGCTGCGTTCGAAGCCGCGCGCCGCGACGATACCGCCGCGATCCAGCAGATGGCGCTGGAGAACTACCTGGAGATGCGCGACCGCGTGGGCGATGCCGCCTTCCTGCTGCAACGCGAACTCGAGCAGCAACTGCAGGCGCGCTGGCCCACCCGCTTCGTACCGCACTACACCATGGTGACCTTCCTGCGCACACGCTATTCGATCGCGCTGGCGCGCAGCGAGATCCAGCGGCAGATCCTGGTCGAGGCCACGCGTGGGCACAGCGACCTGTCGCGGATCGACTGGGCCGCGCTGGAAGCGGTGGTACATGCACGCCTGGAGCCGCTGGAAGGCGCGCACTGA
- the sbcB gene encoding exodeoxyribonuclease I, whose product MPESFLFYDLETFGQDPRRTRIAQFAAVRTDAQLRVIEEPISFFVQPADDLLPSPYATMVTGITPQHALREGVTEAEAFARIAEQMSRPQTCTLGYNSIRFDDEFVRCGLFRNFYDPYEREWRGGNSRWDLLDVLRLVHALRPDGIAWPQREDGATSFKLEHLANANDVREGDAHEALSDVYATIGMARKFQQHQPKLWDYALRLRDKRFAATLLDVIGMQPVLHISQRYPASRLCAAVVLPLTRHPRIDSRVIVFDLDGDPEVLLRLSPEEIAERLYIRAADLPEGEQRIPLKEVHLNKSPALVAWQHLRDADFQRLDVDRDAVLAKAERLRALGPALAEKVRQVYASERGAGAAGNDADASLYNGFLAEGDKRLLTRVRASAPAELGALEARFRDPRLIELLFRYRARNWPQTLSLDEQERWNQYRRKRLLEDHGLGEVTLDQYRAQIADLRLAHPDDATKQALLDQLAAWGSDLQRTL is encoded by the coding sequence ATGCCCGAGAGCTTTCTCTTTTACGACCTGGAAACCTTCGGCCAGGACCCGCGCCGCACCCGCATTGCGCAGTTTGCAGCCGTGCGCACCGATGCGCAGCTGCGCGTGATCGAAGAGCCGATCAGCTTCTTCGTGCAGCCCGCCGACGACCTGCTGCCCTCGCCCTACGCCACCATGGTCACCGGCATCACGCCGCAGCATGCGCTGCGCGAAGGCGTAACCGAAGCCGAAGCGTTCGCACGGATCGCCGAGCAGATGAGCCGCCCGCAGACCTGCACGCTGGGCTACAACTCGATCCGCTTCGACGACGAGTTCGTGCGCTGCGGCCTGTTCCGCAATTTCTACGACCCATACGAGCGCGAGTGGCGCGGCGGCAATTCGCGCTGGGACCTGCTGGATGTGCTGCGCCTGGTGCATGCATTGCGCCCGGACGGTATCGCCTGGCCGCAGCGCGAGGACGGCGCCACCTCGTTCAAGCTCGAACACCTGGCCAATGCCAACGACGTGCGCGAGGGCGATGCGCATGAGGCCCTGTCCGACGTGTACGCCACCATCGGCATGGCGCGCAAATTCCAGCAGCACCAGCCGAAGTTGTGGGACTACGCGCTGCGCCTGCGCGACAAGCGCTTTGCCGCCACACTGCTGGATGTGATCGGCATGCAGCCGGTGCTGCACATCTCCCAGCGCTATCCGGCCTCGCGCCTGTGCGCAGCAGTGGTGTTGCCGCTGACCCGGCACCCACGCATCGACAGCCGGGTGATCGTGTTCGATCTGGACGGCGACCCGGAGGTGCTGCTGCGGCTGAGCCCGGAGGAGATCGCCGAGCGGTTGTACATCCGCGCCGCCGATCTGCCCGAGGGCGAACAACGCATTCCGCTCAAGGAAGTGCATCTGAACAAGTCGCCGGCGCTGGTCGCCTGGCAGCATCTGCGCGACGCCGATTTCCAGCGCCTAGACGTGGACCGCGACGCGGTGCTGGCCAAGGCCGAACGCCTGCGCGCCCTCGGCCCCGCCCTGGCCGAGAAGGTCCGCCAGGTCTATGCCAGCGAGCGCGGCGCCGGTGCGGCAGGCAACGATGCCGACGCCTCGCTCTACAACGGCTTCCTGGCCGAAGGCGACAAGCGCCTGCTGACCCGGGTGCGCGCCAGCGCGCCCGCCGAGCTGGGCGCGCTGGAGGCGCGGTTCCGCGACCCGCGCCTGATCGAGTTGCTGTTCCGCTACCGCGCGCGCAACTGGCCGCAGACGCTGTCGTTGGACGAGCAGGAACGCTGGAACCAGTATCGCCGCAAGCGCCTGCTCGAAGACCACGGGCTGGGCGAAGTCACCCTGGACCAGTACCGCGCACAGATTGCGGATTTACGGCTTGCTCACCCCGACGATGCTACCAAGCAAGCCCTACTCGACCAGCTCGCCGCCTGGGGTTCGGACCTCCAACGCACGCTATGA
- a CDS encoding DUF2461 domain-containing protein, translating to MTTYFSDASFKFLRALARHNDKTWFNDHRHQYEAHVRQPFLQLITDLQPGLAQVSEHYRADPKTQGGSLFRIYRDARFSNDKSPYKNWQGARLFHARRRELPAPSFYLHLQPGESFVGAGLWHPEPDTQRKLRQFIFDNPGSWKAAAHNPKLRRKFALDDSEKLVRSPRGFPNDFEFIDDLKHRNWAYLRHLDDTVMTGPRLRQTIEADLVTLAPFVDYLCAALDLEF from the coding sequence ATGACCACCTATTTTTCCGACGCCAGTTTCAAGTTCCTGCGCGCCCTGGCCCGCCACAACGACAAGACCTGGTTCAACGACCACCGGCATCAGTATGAGGCGCATGTGCGCCAGCCGTTCCTGCAGCTGATCACCGATCTGCAACCAGGCCTGGCGCAGGTGAGCGAACACTATCGCGCCGACCCCAAGACCCAGGGTGGCTCGCTGTTTCGCATCTACCGCGACGCGCGTTTTTCCAACGACAAATCGCCGTACAAGAACTGGCAGGGCGCGCGTCTGTTCCATGCGCGCCGGCGCGAATTACCGGCCCCCTCGTTCTATCTCCATCTGCAGCCGGGCGAGAGCTTCGTTGGCGCAGGTCTGTGGCATCCGGAACCGGACACCCAGCGCAAGCTGCGGCAGTTCATCTTCGACAACCCCGGTAGCTGGAAAGCGGCCGCGCATAACCCCAAGTTGCGTCGCAAGTTTGCGCTGGACGACAGCGAAAAGCTGGTGCGTTCACCGCGTGGCTTTCCCAACGATTTCGAGTTCATCGACGATCTCAAGCACCGCAACTGGGCCTACCTGCGCCACCTGGACGACACCGTCATGACCGGGCCACGCCTGCGCCAGACCATCGAGGCGGACCTGGTGACGCTGGCGCCGTTTGTCGATTATCTGTGTGCGGCGCTGGATCTGGAATTCTGA
- a CDS encoding DUF2939 domain-containing protein, with protein MKKRWWLLPLAMMVLLAGYVVAGPYLAIRGISHAIAERDAAQLDRYVDFPSLRVNLKAQLDDYLVRQAGSSMQSSLLGGFALQLASGISGAGVDTLVTPLGIGALLQGHSVWNRMIGDTVSADTYAAPAPARPLHGATQRFESTRRFTATTQTANGAPVTFVLTRQGLRWRLTDIQLPLTDATPAPTR; from the coding sequence ATGAAGAAGCGTTGGTGGTTATTGCCCCTGGCAATGATGGTCCTGCTGGCCGGCTATGTGGTGGCCGGGCCGTATCTGGCGATCCGTGGCATCAGCCACGCGATCGCCGAGCGCGATGCCGCGCAGCTGGACCGCTACGTGGATTTCCCCAGCCTGCGCGTCAATCTCAAGGCGCAGCTGGACGATTATCTGGTGCGACAGGCCGGCAGCAGCATGCAATCGAGCCTGCTCGGCGGCTTCGCCCTGCAACTGGCCAGCGGCATCAGCGGCGCCGGCGTGGATACCTTGGTGACGCCGCTGGGCATCGGTGCCTTGCTACAAGGCCATAGCGTGTGGAATCGCATGATCGGCGATACCGTCAGTGCCGATACCTACGCGGCGCCGGCACCGGCGCGTCCGTTGCACGGCGCCACGCAGCGCTTCGAATCCACCCGACGCTTCACCGCCACGACGCAGACCGCCAACGGTGCGCCGGTGACCTTCGTGCTGACCCGCCAGGGCCTGCGCTGGCGGCTGACCGATATCCAGTTGCCGCTGACCGACGCCACCCCAGCGCCAACGCGCTAG
- a CDS encoding transferase yields MSEAPPPLRVALRRTWRTLELSFSHDTVQTRMARWAPHRLVLPYTRSMLAAMWLQPHPACIGLIGMGGGAQLKFCHRYLRHTRIEAVEADAQVLALRDAFALPPDDARLEISLGDGAQWIRGRDGRYDLLLLDAYDADGIPPALCTCEFYAQCHAALTPGGVMALNLYDVPVAEPLAQLRSIFDGLVLVLPEQDLRNQVVIAWNRRGTPGTPGQALAGLPWAARRQLRPAMQRLQAAWLERAWRFS; encoded by the coding sequence ATGAGCGAAGCGCCGCCGCCATTGCGCGTGGCATTGCGTCGCACCTGGCGCACGCTGGAGCTGTCTTTCAGCCACGACACGGTGCAGACCCGCATGGCGCGCTGGGCGCCGCATCGGCTGGTATTGCCGTATACGCGCAGCATGCTGGCCGCCATGTGGTTGCAGCCGCATCCTGCATGTATCGGCTTGATCGGCATGGGCGGTGGTGCGCAGTTGAAGTTCTGCCACCGCTATCTGCGTCACACGCGTATCGAGGCGGTGGAGGCCGATGCGCAGGTGCTGGCACTGCGCGATGCGTTCGCGCTGCCACCCGACGATGCGCGGCTGGAGATCAGCCTGGGCGATGGTGCGCAGTGGATCAGGGGGCGGGACGGGCGATACGACCTGTTGCTGCTGGATGCCTACGATGCCGATGGCATCCCGCCGGCGCTGTGCACCTGTGAGTTCTACGCACAGTGCCACGCTGCGCTGACCCCCGGTGGCGTGATGGCACTGAATCTATACGACGTGCCGGTCGCAGAGCCGCTGGCGCAGCTGCGTTCGATCTTCGACGGGTTGGTACTGGTATTGCCCGAGCAGGATCTGCGCAACCAGGTGGTAATCGCCTGGAACCGCCGAGGTACCCCGGGAACGCCGGGGCAGGCCCTGGCGGGATTGCCATGGGCGGCACGCCGCCAGCTGCGTCCGGCGATGCAGCGGCTGCAGGCAGCGTGGCTGGAGCGTGCCTGGCGGTTTTCGTAA